In Longimicrobiaceae bacterium, the sequence TTTCCCCATCGAGGCTGCGCAGCACCACACTTGCGTCCGCGGCCGCGAGCACGGGGAGCGTGTCCGCGGCGGGGGAGCCGTTGGCGACGTTCCCGCCCAGGGTGCCGCGGTTCTGGATCTGCGCGCCCCCCACCTCGCGCGCGGCGGCGGCGAGCGCCGGGAGCCACTCGCGCACCGCCTCCGAGCGGACCATCTCCGTGTAGGTGGTCAGCGTCCCCAGGCGGAGGACGCCGTCCGCGGCCGCGATCCCCCGCAGCTCGTCCAGCCCCCACAGGTCCATGAACCGCCGCGCCGGCTCCGTGCCGAAGTGGAGGCCGACGAACACGTCGGTGCACCCGGCCAGGGGCACCAGCGGCCCCTCGTCCCGGAGCATCCGCAGCGCTTCGTCCAGCGTGCGCGGGCCGCGCAGCTCCAGCCCCGTCGCCGCGGCGCTCATGCGTTCAGCACCGCGCGGTAGATGGCCTCGTAGCCCGTGCAGCGGCACAGGTTCCCGGCCAGCCCGGCGCGGACCTCCTCCAGCGACGGGTCGGGACCCAGCGCCGCCGCGGCCAGGATCATCCCCGGCGTGCAGATGCCGCACTGCGCCCCGCTGAACTCCGCGAAGGCGCGCTGGAGCGGGTGGTCTCCGCCCAGCCCTTCGATCGTCAGCACCTCGGCGCCGTCCACCTGCCCGAACGGCACCAGGCAGGAGACGACGGGCGCCCCGTCCAGCAGCACCGTGCAGGCGCCGCACTCCCCTTCGCCGCACCCCTCCTTGGTGCCCGTGAGGCCGCACTCCTCGCGGAGCACGTCCAGCAGGCGGCGCATGGGGTGCGCCTCGACCTCCGTCTCCGCCCCGTTCAGCGTGAAGCGCATGCCACCTCCATGATGGTTTCGGGAAGCGCCGGGATCGAGCGCAGGTCCAGCCCGACGTGGCGGATGGCGTTTACCAGCGCCGGTGCGGGCCCGTCGATCGGCATCTCCCCCACGCCCTTCGCGCCGAACGGGCCGTACCCGCTCGGGTTCTCCAGCACCACCACGTCCATGGGCGGGGTGTCCAGGGTGGTGGGGATGGTGTAGTTGGTGAGCGTGGGGTTCGCCATGGCGCCGCCCCGCATCACCACGTTCTCGTTCAGCGCCCAGCCGATCCCCTGCGCCGTGCCGCCCTCGATCTGCCCGACCACCATGGTGGGGTGGATCGCCTTGCCGACCTCGTGCACGATCGTCATGCGGAGCGGCCGCGCCTCGTAGGTGACCGGGTCCAGCTCCACCTCGGCCACGTCGCACCCCCACCCGTAGGCGGCGTAGGCGTCGCCCGTGTACTCGGTGTCGTCCCAGGAGATCTCCTCCGGCTTCTCGAACTGCCGGGTGACGGCGAGCGGGCCGTGCTCGCGGAGGTACTCGCCGGGGGTCAGGCCCCCCAGCCGCTCGCGCATCTCCTCCGCGCACTGCTGCAGGATCCTGCCCACCACCATGCAGGTGCGCGACGCCACCGTGGGGCCGCTGTCGGGGACCTGCGCGGTGTCCGGCTGCACCACCTCCACCTGCTCGTACGGGATCCCCAGCGCGTCGGCGACGATCTGGGCGTGCATCGTCCGCGTCCCCTGCCCCATCTCCACGCTCGCCACGCGGATGCGCGCGCCGGTCTCGGTGGCCTCCAGCGTGGCCCGCGACGCCAGGTAGATCTCGCCGCTCCCGGTGAAGCCCGAGCCGTGATAGAAGAGCGACACGCCGATCCCCCGGCGGGTCCCCGCGTACTCGGCGCGCCTGCGGTGGTAGTCGGAGCGCTCCACGGCCGCCCGCAGGGCCTCCAGCGCGCTGCAGTCCGCGCCCATCACCTGCCCCGTCGCGCTGGTGTCGCCGGGGCGGAGCGCGTTGACCTCGCGCAGCCGCACCGGGTCCATCCCCAGCGCCTCCGCGACCCGGTCCATGTGCACCTCCATGGCGAACTGGGTCTGCGGCGCCCCGAAGCCGCGGAACGCCCCGTTGGGAGGCGTGTTGGTCATCACCGCCCGCCCCGTGATGCGCGTGTGGTCGCAGCGGTAGGGCCCGGCCGCGTGGATGCACCCGCGCGAGAGGACCACGGGGCTGAGGGTGACGTACGCGCCCCCGTCCATCAGCACGTCGATCTCCATGGCGACTAGCCGCCCGTCGCGCGTGACGCCCGTGCGGTGCCGGACGACGGAGGGGTGACGCTTGGTGGTGGCGACCATGTCCTCCACGCGGTCGTACACCATCTTCACCGGCCGCCCGGACTTGCGCGCCAGCAGCGACGCGTGCCCGGCGAGGATGTTGGGGTACTCCTCCTTCCCTCCGAACCCGCCTCCCGTCTCCGTCTGCACCACGCGCACGCGGTCGTCCGGGAGCTGCAGCAGCACCCGCACCGCCTTGTGCACGTAATACGGGCACTGGAGCGAGCCGTAGACGGTCATGGTCCCGTTCCCGGGGACGGCGATCACCCCGTTGGGCTCGATGTAGACGTGCTCCTGGTGTCCGGTGCGGTAGGTGCCCTCCACCACCACGTCGGCCCGCGCCATGGCCGCGTCCGCCTCGCCCTTGCGGATGCGGATCTCCTTGAACACTGTGGGCGACCGCTCCGGATCGAGCACCGGCTCGGCGGCGTCGTACTCGATCCGCACCTGGGCCGCCCGGAGCCGCTCCCGGTCCTCGTGCGCCAGCAGCAGGATGGGCTCGGCGAAGTGGTTGACCTCCTCCGCCACCAGGAAGGGCTGGTCGTCTTCGAGCAGAGCCACGAAGTTGCAGCGCGGGCCGGGGATGTCCCGGTAGTCCACGATGGTGAAGCCGTCGCGGTCGAAGTCCAGGTGGATGGAGCGGATGCGCCCCCGGGGGATGGTGGAGCGGATGGTCCGCCCGTACAGCATCCCCGGGAAGTGCAGGTCGTCCACGTACCTGGCCGCGCCGGTCACCTTGGCGGTTCCGTCCTTGCGCGAGACGCTGCGGCCGACGGCAGGAATCATGCGGTCCCGGGGTGGTGAGGATGACGACGCCGCGACGCCCGCGGCGCG encodes:
- a CDS encoding (2Fe-2S)-binding protein gives rise to the protein MRFTLNGAETEVEAHPMRRLLDVLREECGLTGTKEGCGEGECGACTVLLDGAPVVSCLVPFGQVDGAEVLTIEGLGGDHPLQRAFAEFSGAQCGICTPGMILAAAALGPDPSLEEVRAGLAGNLCRCTGYEAIYRAVLNA
- a CDS encoding FAD binding domain-containing protein — encoded protein: MSAAATGLELRGPRTLDEALRMLRDEGPLVPLAGCTDVFVGLHFGTEPARRFMDLWGLDELRGIAAADGVLRLGTLTTYTEMVRSEAVREWLPALAAAAREVGGAQIQNRGTLGGNVANGSPAADTLPVLAAADASVVLRSLDGERRVPVTGLYTGYRATVIRPDELIVALEVPRVEGRQWFRKVGTRAAQAISKVVMAGIRGPEPRIAFGSVAATVVRAPETERCLASGGSVDEAERLLRTELHPIDDVRSTAAYRLQVAANLLRQWWEETA
- a CDS encoding xanthine dehydrogenase family protein molybdopterin-binding subunit, yielding MIPAVGRSVSRKDGTAKVTGAARYVDDLHFPGMLYGRTIRSTIPRGRIRSIHLDFDRDGFTIVDYRDIPGPRCNFVALLEDDQPFLVAEEVNHFAEPILLLAHEDRERLRAAQVRIEYDAAEPVLDPERSPTVFKEIRIRKGEADAAMARADVVVEGTYRTGHQEHVYIEPNGVIAVPGNGTMTVYGSLQCPYYVHKAVRVLLQLPDDRVRVVQTETGGGFGGKEEYPNILAGHASLLARKSGRPVKMVYDRVEDMVATTKRHPSVVRHRTGVTRDGRLVAMEIDVLMDGGAYVTLSPVVLSRGCIHAAGPYRCDHTRITGRAVMTNTPPNGAFRGFGAPQTQFAMEVHMDRVAEALGMDPVRLREVNALRPGDTSATGQVMGADCSALEALRAAVERSDYHRRRAEYAGTRRGIGVSLFYHGSGFTGSGEIYLASRATLEATETGARIRVASVEMGQGTRTMHAQIVADALGIPYEQVEVVQPDTAQVPDSGPTVASRTCMVVGRILQQCAEEMRERLGGLTPGEYLREHGPLAVTRQFEKPEEISWDDTEYTGDAYAAYGWGCDVAEVELDPVTYEARPLRMTIVHEVGKAIHPTMVVGQIEGGTAQGIGWALNENVVMRGGAMANPTLTNYTIPTTLDTPPMDVVVLENPSGYGPFGAKGVGEMPIDGPAPALVNAIRHVGLDLRSIPALPETIMEVACASR